The Desulfobacterales bacterium sequence AAAAAAGGAGCATCTTTCCGTATTTGTGGATAAGATGCTCCTTTTTATTGGAATCGGATCAGCAGATCAAACGACCGTGACATTCGTCGCGGCAGGACCTTTTTTACCCTGCTCAATGTCAAAGGTCACGCGGTCGCCTTCACTCAAGGACTTAAAACCGCTCGCATTGATTCCCGAATGATGAACGAACACATCCGGCCCGTTTTCCTGCTCAATAAAACCAAAGCCTTTGCTGTCGCTAAACCATTTTACAACGCCATTAGCCATCGTAGCACCCTCCTTTCAAAAATTAATCATAGCTTCAAACTTGAGGTCGCCACTGTGACAAATGGAATCTACCTTAAGCACGAAACCGGCGCGGCTATAAAAGACCACGCAATCTAAATTGGACCCGATACTACCATCTTATTTGAAAAAAGCAAGAATTTCGTTCTTTTTTTGAAAAAGATTTTTTTAATTACTTTCCCTGATAGACCGGTTTTCGCTTTTCACGAAATGCAGACAGCCCTTCTATCCGGTCTTGAGTGGGAATCGTGATCCAGTATGCGTTTGATTCGATGGCAAGCCCGGTCTGAAGGTCCGCTTCAAGCCCGCAATTGATGGCATATTTGGCTTGCTCAATCGCGATCGGCCCATTTTCACAAATCTTGGCCGCCATCTTCAGGCTTTCGTTCAGCAACGTTTCCTGCGGGCACACCTGGTTCACCAGCCCGATTTGAAGCGCCTCCTGAGCACTAACGCGTCGCCCGGTAAAAATAAGTTCTTTGGCCTTTCCGCGGCCCACCAGCCGCGGCAAGCGTTGCGTCCCGCCCGCACCCGGAATAATCGCCAGTGTCGTTTCCGTAAGCCCCAGTGAGGCGTTCTCGGAAGCAATTCGAATGTCGGAAGCCAGGGCAAGCTCGGTTCCCCCCCCCAGCGCGATACCGTTTACAGCGGCAATAACCGGCTTATTTAACTGCTCGATGGCGGTAAACAGGGTTCGAATCGTAAAGAGAAATTCCCTGACTTTAATTTCGCTCAACGTGGCGCGCTCTTTTAGGTCTGCGCCCGCAGAAAACGCCTTATCGCCAGCCCCGGTAATAATCACCACTCTGATTTCCGGCCGAAAGCGGATCGATTCGACATGCGTCTTTAACGCATGCAGCAATGTGAGGTTAAAACAGTTCATGACCTCCGGCCGATTCAGCGTCAATACCAGAATATGGTCGTGTTCCTCGGCCAATATCACTTGTGTGCTCATCTCTATGATCTCCTTGGGTTATCAGCATCCGATGTATCTGGAAATGACCAGCCGTTGAATTTCAGAGGTGCCCTCTCCGATATCAAGCAGTTTCTGATCCCGATAAAAACGCTCCACGCCGTAATCCTTCATCAACCCGTAGCCGCCATGAATTTGAACGGCATGGTTGGCGACCCGGCCCATCAGTTCCGAGCAATACACTTTGGCCATGGCCGCTTCCTTGGCGAAGGGGCGATTGTTGTCTCTGAGCCAACAGGCCTTGTAAAGAAGGTTTCTCCCGCACTCCAGCTCTATGGCGCAGTCGGCCAGTTTAAATGAAATGGCCTGAAATTTGCTGATGGGCTGGCCGAATTGCTTGCGCGTTTTGGCGTATTTAAGCCCCATTTCAAAAGCCCCTTGCGCCCCCCCGAGCCCCATGGCGGCAATGGACAAGCGTCCGCCGTCCAGGGTCTGAAGCATCTGGTGAAATCCGTCCCCTTTTTGCCCCAAAATATTTTCCTTAGGGACTCTGACATTGTCAAAATAGAGTTCTGCTGTGTTCGAGGCACGCCACATCATTTTTTTGTGCATGGCAACAGCCTTATACCCCGGCGTTCCGTTTTCGACCAGAATACAGGAGTATTCCGGCTTGCCGTTTTCCCGTGTGCCGGTTATGGCCTGAACCGTCACCCCCAGGGACATCTCGCAAGCCGCATTGGTGATGAAAATCTTCGAGCCGTTGATGACCCACTCGTTGCCATCCAGCACCGCCGTGGTTTGGGTGCCGCCGGCATCGGAGCCAGCCTCCGGCTCGGTCAGGCCGAATCCCCATAATGCCTCGCCACTGCATAATTTGGGAAGATATTTCTTTTTCTGAGCCTCGGTGCCGAAATAATATATGGGCGCAATCCCTAATGAGTTGCCGGCCGCCACCGTGGCCGCCTGGGAGCCGTCCACCCGCGCCACCTCTTCGACCGCAATGATATAGGAAATATAATCCATTCCCTGGCCTTCATACGCTTCGGGCACAATCATTCCGAACAGGCCGATTTCACCCATTTTTTTCGTAAGCGAAACCGAAAACGATTCGGATTCATCCAGATCGGCCGCAACAGCGGCGATTTGCGTCTGGGCAAAATGACGGACTTCTTTCCGAATCATCTCCTGCTCTTTTTTAAGATCGAAATCCACGAAAGACTCCTTCCCCCCAAGGGATACCGGTGGTGTTAACCGTGTACATGAGCGAATCTGTAAGGAGAGCGTATCCTCATCGATACGCCAGCCTTTCAATTAAAGGAATCAGAAAATGCCAATCTACCTAATGCTGACTATTGCCCGCAACCCCGTAGGGGCGAACCTGTGTGTTCGCCCTTCGTAACCAGGACGAACACACGGGTTCGCTCCTACAAGGCTGACGATAAATCGAAAATGCGCATTACCTTAACGGTATATCAAAAAATTCGTTACCCCTAAGGCCTGAGGTGCGCCGGCAACACAGCCGTTTTTCCCCAATCCGCCGGAACGTTCTGATTCGGCGTTTCACCCAGCTTTGCTTTTCTCTTTTCAAGCCCCGGGCGGGCAAATTTCG is a genomic window containing:
- a CDS encoding acyl-CoA dehydrogenase family protein; amino-acid sequence: MDFDLKKEQEMIRKEVRHFAQTQIAAVAADLDESESFSVSLTKKMGEIGLFGMIVPEAYEGQGMDYISYIIAVEEVARVDGSQAATVAAGNSLGIAPIYYFGTEAQKKKYLPKLCSGEALWGFGLTEPEAGSDAGGTQTTAVLDGNEWVINGSKIFITNAACEMSLGVTVQAITGTRENGKPEYSCILVENGTPGYKAVAMHKKMMWRASNTAELYFDNVRVPKENILGQKGDGFHQMLQTLDGGRLSIAAMGLGGAQGAFEMGLKYAKTRKQFGQPISKFQAISFKLADCAIELECGRNLLYKACWLRDNNRPFAKEAAMAKVYCSELMGRVANHAVQIHGGYGLMKDYGVERFYRDQKLLDIGEGTSEIQRLVISRYIGC
- a CDS encoding enoyl-CoA hydratase, with protein sequence MSTQVILAEEHDHILVLTLNRPEVMNCFNLTLLHALKTHVESIRFRPEIRVVIITGAGDKAFSAGADLKERATLSEIKVREFLFTIRTLFTAIEQLNKPVIAAVNGIALGGGTELALASDIRIASENASLGLTETTLAIIPGAGGTQRLPRLVGRGKAKELIFTGRRVSAQEALQIGLVNQVCPQETLLNESLKMAAKICENGPIAIEQAKYAINCGLEADLQTGLAIESNAYWITIPTQDRIEGLSAFREKRKPVYQGK
- a CDS encoding cold-shock protein produces the protein MANGVVKWFSDSKGFGFIEQENGPDVFVHHSGINASGFKSLSEGDRVTFDIEQGKKGPAATNVTVV